AACTCTTAAATTTCAATTGGTTAACTAAGATATTGTTAACTCTAAAATTTTGATCAAATTCCGTATGCATGGTGGATGTTAGCAATTAAGTGTAAATATATAATATCATTACTCATCAGACAGTAAAAGAAATGATGTTGGTGTCTATCAATATTCAATACTAATTTTATAGGGTACTATTCTTATCTTCTATGATTTTTTTTCGTTGGAAGCTTAGTTTGGCTAGTCTGCAGAATATTACTATCTTAGcttattgtattttattcaattatgCATAGTATTCTGTTAGCCTGATTGAATTTGTATTCAATTATGCATGAAAATATTCTGCTAACCTGATTGATAAGCCATAGAAACTTTGGCCATTCAAATTTGTTAGCTTTACAACTCCCTCTTTTGAGGGAGTCTGGGGCAACGGAGTTTCTGTCATATGCCCAAATCGAAATCAGTTAACTATACAATGCAAGCTCGTATGCCCAAACCAAAATCAGTTAACTACAATGCAAGCTAGAATCCTGTATATATTAGACATCCAATTGTTTTGACCTTTTCATGAATTTAAGTATGGTAAAAGTTTTTAGTGTTTATATGAATCAATCTTTATCACCTTATTATAGCAAATCTTATAGTTTGCATGTCTTAGAATTTCTTTATTACCTTTCAAGGAAGATAGTGCTTTGAACAATATTTCCATTATATTTTTGAGATTTATTTGttcatgagtttttttttttttgaaactcGGGAAATGGATTGATTTgaacttcaaaatctcatccaatAAGACCCACTTGCACAGTTTGGTCAAACTCTGCCAGTTTAATAATTTTGTGTTAGCATTATTTCCATTTATTTTGTATGTGTTCTGAACTTGAAATCGAGTTAAAAATCAATTCAAATGCTTGTTTTCTGgtaaattttaatttgattttgaaatcaaaTCAAACTATTTTCATATTACTATAATTTCTAACACGAATTAGACTTAATGATTACACGTTAGAATGTAATTTCAAACTTGTACCAGAAGTGTAGGAGGTACACTACTACAAGTACATCACAGAAGTGCTGGagctgttatttttattttttggataCCGCTATTGTGGTTTTGAGGTAGTTATTGATGGGTTTGTCATTCCTTGTGCCATATCATGTCTTCATAATAATACTTGTCAATTTTTTTAACGAGGGAACACGTGAAGTGCCTATCACTTGCACGAAAAGAACTTCATTGGGTGTCACTTGTACGCTAAGATTGTTTCTAATATAAGTCACTGGAATTGTGATGAATAATTTagcacaaaaaaacaaaaaagaagctCAATTCCTATGAACTTTGAAACAGAACACAATAATGTCATGTTCTAAGATCCAATTTCTTTACCCGCTGTCCAACTCACAAAACAATACAAAAGTTTAGACCATTTATCCTCTCCTTAATAATTGGATTGACTAACAAGTTGGAGCACATTTCCTCTAGATATGAAGGATATCATCTTTAGATGTTTGATTATATTCTCAAACGTAAAGGCACTATAACACTAAAAAAAAACAGTATTACTTAATTTAACACCACACTTATCCAATAATTTTACAACCAAAGATTCACAGTTATAATCTTTAACTCCATTGGCAAACTTACTTGATGAATTGATGAGTCATACTAAAACAAAACAATTTTTGTTCACCTACAATTATGCCTCACAAGCAACAATTTCAAGTCCTAATTTTAatattccaaaaataaaaattccATCGCTTGAAAGCCAATACAATTGTGAAATGTCACATAACGTTGCTTAAGGCAAACCCAAAAGTATTGCAATTGCCACCCCTATTGAACTATAAAAGAGACCCTAAATGAATGAGCCAATAAACTCAAAGCTTGTTCATAATTCTTTTGATAAACTTGCTTTAAGAGTTCAAATATTTAAAGTCATTGCAAATTCTAACATGGAGGGAAAAAACAAGAGGCTAGCAGTTTTGGTAGGGTGCAATTACCCAAACACTCCAAATGAATTACATGGTTGCATAAATGATGTGTTGGCTATGAAGGAAACATTGGTGAAGCGTTTTGGTTTTGATCGTTCCAATATCGAGCTTCTCACAGATGAACCTAAAAGTTCTCCGTCGACTATGCCAACTGGGGCTAACATTAAGCAAGCACTAGCTAACATGGTTGATCGAGCTGAATCAGGAGATGTTCTTTATTTTCATTATAGCGGACATGGAACTAGGATTCCTTCCACGAAATATGGACATCTTTTTCAACACGAAGAAGCTATTGTACCTTGTGATTTCAATCTTATCACAGGTTTGTACAAATTATTTTTCAATGAAACACGAAATTGTAGGTATGAAACAATTTGGTATTAAAACTAACAAacttttattgttgttattgtctTTTATAGATTTGGACTTCCGGCAAGTCGTGAATCGGATTCCGAAAGGATCAAGCTTAACAATTCTTTCAGATTCATGTCATAGTGGAGGCCTAATTGACAAAGAAAAGGAGCAAATTGGACCATCTAAATTGGAAGTACAAAAAAATGCCACATTGGAACAAAGTCATAATAAAGCAAAAACTATTCCTTATGAGTCAATACTTAAACACCTCTCATCATTAACAAACATAAACACAACAGACATTGGAACTCATTTACTCGAGTTCTTCGGCTCCGAAGCGAGTATGTTATTTCGTCTTCCTTTACACGATCTCGATTTGTTCCAACCATTGAAACCCGATGAAGGGATTCTGTTGAGTGGTTGTCAATCTGACGAGACTTCCGCGGATATGAGTCCGAATATGAGTAACGGAAAGGCTTATGGAGCATTTAGCAATGCAGTTCAGATTGTGTTGAAGGAAAATAATGGTAAATTGAGTAATAGAGAGGTTGTGATGAAGGCTAGAGATTTTCTACAAAGacaggggtttgagcaacatcCTTGTCTTTATTGTAGTGATGAGAATGCTGATGATGTCTTCTTGTTGCAATCTTAGGACTCAGATTTGTGATATTTATGTTGTTCATATTTGTAATATTGTATGAATTTTATGTTGTTCAAATTGAACTATTTGTGATATTTATGTTGTTCATATttgtaatcttgtatgaattttatatatgaaataaatggAAATAAGTTTTAATTAATGAACAAAACATTGTTTCAATATGAGATCTAAATTTTATATGTTTTGAAAAGTTTCCAAAAGTGATGCAATTTtacattcataataaataaattgatcaccacacaattttattttattttggctgTTGAAAATGTAATCCTTATAATCACCATTCATTGCTGGAATTGAACGAGTTGTATATTTCTTATGAATTTCAAATCATAATAAAGGCATACTTATTATCTTAATTTGTCAACATCGTTCGCTGATGAGTCTTAATCCTGTCGCATATACATTCATTAAGCCACTTTTGTTTGTGACATTTACTAAAGTTGTCATATTTTTCATGGTCAATGCCATGGTTGTTAGGCCAATCTAATCGTACGCTCTTTCCATGTTTCAAACTAATTAGCACTTTAGAGTTTAGAGCATCGACATTACCACCTAatctataatctataatataaaaaaaaaaatctagaaaAGCCAATATTACCCTTTCTTCTTTTGCCAACACGTCACACTTTTGGGGTATTTATTGTCTAATTGAACCAATTTTCAACTTTGATTTAAATATGGTTGCAAGGGATCGTCTTGATCTTTATGTGAACTAcgttcatttttttttcatttccaaAACAACATACTATCTTGTCTAATCAATCAATCTTTATATGACCGGCTTCcaattttttatcatttccaaagTAACATATTAGTCCTGTCTAATCCGTCTACAAATTACTTTTCTAATGTCTTTATTATATTGCAATTTAATGTTTCAATGAATGACCATCTTTATTGCATCCATACTATTCTCTTTTATAAGTTTGATGGATAATTTCCTTTTTCAATCTATTACTAAGTAGTGAGATTATGTTAAAATTAACCAAATGTTTCCTCTTGAGATTGGTAATGCTATTTTGCAGGTTCCCTTATTAGAGGAGGTAACCTAGGACTGCTTAGTATGGAAAGAGGAACAAAGTGGTATGTATACTGTGAAAACAGGCTACAAGCTTTGGTTGCACAACCGCCGCAACCATATGGTTAGTAATGTGGGAGGGGATTGACACCACATGAGGAAGATTAAAGCTCCACCAAGGATCAAACACTTAGTTTGGAGGATTTGTAGGGGATGCCTTCCTACCAGTTGTAGATTGAGACAATGTTATGTTCCTTGCTCCACTTTTTGTCAACTTTGCGAAGGTGGTGTAGAGGATGAGTGACATGTTTTTTGGGGTATCCCAAAACAAGAGGTTGTTGGACTATTGCAGGGCTAGGTGAAGTTATTGGCACTATACTTGAGCATGAGAGTGATGTGAAGTCGGTACTTCATGACATTTGTCAGATGGAAGATATGAGGGTTACATGTAGAATGACGATTATGCTATGGGTGTTGTGGAAGAATAGGAATAATTGGATATGGAATAATGAGAAGAAATATGCAATCTAATTGGGCATGCAGGGGTACAATGTTTGGAAGGAATGTGACAAGGCTTAGAATATCTAGGAGTCAAGCACTATAGAAGATTACCATGTGgtagccccccccccccccccccccccccccccccccccccccccccgtttTGGGTGGGTCAAATGCAATGTGGATGCAGGTTTTAATAATCAGTCAAATACTACTAATAGAGGCTGGTGCTTCAAAGACTGTTCTGGTCGTTTTATTTTG
The Vicia villosa cultivar HV-30 ecotype Madison, WI linkage group LG6, Vvil1.0, whole genome shotgun sequence genome window above contains:
- the LOC131612375 gene encoding metacaspase-9-like, with product MNEPINSKLVHNSFDKLALRVQIFKVIANSNMEGKNKRLAVLVGCNYPNTPNELHGCINDVLAMKETLVKRFGFDRSNIELLTDEPKSSPSTMPTGANIKQALANMVDRAESGDVLYFHYSGHGTRIPSTKYGHLFQHEEAIVPCDFNLITDLDFRQVVNRIPKGSSLTILSDSCHSGGLIDKEKEQIGPSKLEVQKNATLEQSHNKAKTIPYESILKHLSSLTNINTTDIGTHLLEFFGSEASMLFRLPLHDLDLFQPLKPDEGILLSGCQSDETSADMSPNMSNGKAYGAFSNAVQIVLKENNGKLSNREVVMKARDFLQRQGFEQHPCLYCSDENADDVFLLQS